A window of Citrus sinensis cultivar Valencia sweet orange chromosome 7, DVS_A1.0, whole genome shotgun sequence contains these coding sequences:
- the LOC102625482 gene encoding probable disease resistance protein At5g63020: protein MGGVISTFLSADTIRPILSYVGGEANYIWGLKDNLDDLQTQKEKLIEKKEDMLNEVELAEQRPRTRRTRSVQRWFERVDRRVTEVERLQQERDQEIDRLCLGGFCSKDLISSYSFGKRVEKMKNEVIELKKGGEAINPLYEEVPEGAAVAIAVERTIVGQESILDRVWRCITDQEQNKGIIGLYGMGGVGKTTLLKQVNNKFCSDEQHHFGVVIWSVVSRQPNLMQIQEDIGKRIGFSTDSWQRKSFEERASDITNALKHKKFVLLLDDIWESKIDLTNLGIPLHSGSKIVFTTRFQGTCGKMRADKKFQVSYLGDEDAWDLFQAAGGFCFDSHSEIRELAKTMASQCHGLPLALETVGQAMAGKEFPEEWRRAIEIISTSASKFEDMEKKVLSRLKFSYDSLPNDELRSCLLYCCLFPEDSEIRKTDLIVYWESEGLLDSIGGWDVLGALVRACLLEEGGDHVKMHDMIRDMALWIANEIEEEEKFLVRAGVGLTDAPKIEEWEGVKRISLMENEIQSLPQIPTCPRLQTLLLEYNHIEEITESFFQSLPSLRVLNLSVNHYLTELPVGISSLVSLHHLDLSSTKVRGLPQELKALVNLRYLNLDYTNEMCKMCKIPEQLISSFSKLQVLRMLHCGSNHWPIAEEGNVLSDDAESLMKEIHCLEQLNLIALSLRGSRGVENFLKFPKLQNITQALHIKDCNSLPLNLLHLANMEHLQLFSIWDSNLEDWNVDCAGEVQKMLKLHFVNCSNVKDLTWLVFVPNLKWLQIFNCDDMEEIISVEKFEKLGEVSEMMGEPILFSELELLVISNASNLKRIYRDPLPFPHLERIGISECPKLKKLPLNSSSAKGRKIVIYGEKEWWEELQWEDQATQNAFSPCFLPYEL, encoded by the coding sequence ATGGGTGGCGTCATCTCAACCTTCTTATCAGCGGACACAATTCGTCCAATTTTATCTTACGTTGGTGGAGAAGCTAATTATATATGGGGTCTAAAAGATAATCTTGATGACTTGCAGACTCAGAAGGAGAAGTTGattgagaaaaaagaagatatgCTGAATGAGGTTGAGCTTGCTGAACAACGACCCCGAACCAGACGGACGAGATCGGTGCAACGCTGGTTTGAAAGAGTGGATCGAAGGGTAACTGAAGTTGAGAGGCTGCAACAAGAAAGAGATCAAGAGATTGACAGATTGTGCCTTGGAGGCTTCTGTTCCAAGGACTTGATCTCAAGCTACAGCTTCGGGAAAAGAGTGGAGAAGATGAAGAACGAAGTGATCGAATTGAAGAAAGGAGGAGAAGCAATCAATCCACTTTATGAGGAGGTACCAGAAGGTGCAGCGGTTGCAATAGCTGTTGAGCGAACAATTGTCGGTCAAGAATCAATACTGGACCGAGTTTGGAGATGCATCACCGACCAAGAACAGAATAAGGGAATTATTGGCTTATATGGTATGGGGGGCGTCGGCAAAACTACTCTGTTAAAGCAAGTCAATAACAAATTCTGCAGTGATGAACAGCATCATTTTGGTGTCGTTATCTGGTCGGTTGTGTCTAGACAGCCAAACTTGATGCAGATTCAAGAGGATATTGGGAAAAGGATAGGCTTCTCAACAGATTCATGGCAGagaaaaagttttgaagaAAGGGCTTCAGACATCACCAACGCTTTAAAGCATAAGAAGTTTGTATTGTTATTGGATGATATATGGGAGtccaaaattgatttaacaaaTTTGGGCATCCCTCTTCATTCTGGGTCCAAAATAGTCTTCACAACTCGTTTTCAGGGCACTTGTGGTAAAATGAGAGCTGACAAGAAGTTTCAGGTGTCTTATTTGGGAGATGAGGATGCTTGGGATTTATTTCAGGCGGCCGGAGGATTCTGTTTTGACAGTCATTCGGAAATTCGTGAATTAGCCAAAACCATGGCAAGTCAGTGTCATGGTTTGCCGCTAGCACTTGAAACAGTGGGTCAAGCCATGGCAGGCAAAGAGTTCCCTGAAGAATGGAGACGCGCGATTGAGATCATAAGCACATCAGCTTCTAAATTCGAAGATATGGAGAAAAAGGTGCTTTCGCGTTTAAAGTTCAGCTACGATAGTTTGCCCAATGACGAGCTTCGGTCTTGTCTCTTGTACTGTTGTTTATTTCCGGAAGACTCTGAAATTCGAAAAACCGACTTGATAGTGTATTGGGAAAGTGAAGGCCTTTTGGATTCTATTGGTGGGTGGGATGTTCTCGGTGCTCTTGTTCGTGCGTGCTTATTGGAGGAAGGAGGTGATCATGTAAAAATGCACGATATGATCCGTGACATGGCATTATGGATAGCAAATGAAATAGAGGAGGAGGAGAAGTTTTTGGTTCGTGCAGGAGTTGGACTAACTGACGCCCCAAAGATTGAAGAATGGGAAGGGGTCAAAAGGATATCCTTGATGGAGAACGAAATTCAAAGTCTACCACAAATTCCCACTTGTCCGCGTCTCCAGACTTTGCTTCTGGAATATAATCATATTGAGGAGATCACTGAGAGTTTCTTTCAATCTTTGCCTTCGCTTAGAGTTTTGAATCTAAGTGTAAATCATTACCTAACTGAACTACCTGTAGGGATTTCAAGTTTGGTTTCATTACACCATCTTGATCTGTCTTCTACTAAAGTACGTGGATTGCCGCAAGAGCTCAAGGCATTGGTGAATCTGAGATATTTGAACTTGGACTATACAAATGAAATGTGTAAAATGTGTAAAATTCCAGAGCAATTAATATCAAGCTTTTCAAAGTTACAGGTACTCAGGATGCTGCATTGCGGTTCAAACCACTGGCCAATAGCGGAAGAAGGCAACGTTCTATCCGATGATGCGGAATCATTGATGAAGGAAATCCACTGTTTGGAACAATTAAATCTCATCGCCTTGTCCTTACGTGGTTCGCGTGGTGTtgaaaactttctgaaattccCAAAGCTGCAGAATATCACTCAAGCTCTGCACATCAAAGACTGCAACAGTCTACCGCTCAATTTGTTGCATCTAGCAAACATGGAGCATCTTCAGCTGTTCAGCATTTGGGACAGTAATTTGGAAGACTGGAATGTCGACTGCGCGGGAGAGGTACAAAAAATGCTTAAACTTCACTTTGTTAATTGCTCAAATGTGAAGGACTTGACGTGGCTTGTTTTTGTTCCAAATCTCAAGTGGCtgcaaatatttaattgtgatgacatggaagaaataatcagtgttgaaaaatttgaaaaattgggTGAAGTTTCAGAGATGATGGGAGAGCCTATCTTGTTCTCAGAACTCGAACTTCTGGTAATAAGCAATGCAAGTAATTTGAAGCGCATCTACCGCGATCCCTTGCCCTTTCCACACCTGGAGCGAATTGGCATATCGGAATGCCCAAAGTTGAAGAAGCTCCCGCTCAATTCCAGCAGCGCAAAGGGacgtaaaattgtcatttacGGGGAGAAAGAATGGTGGGAAGAGCTTCAATGGGAGGATCAAGCCACTCAAAATGCTTTCTCGCCCTGTTTCCTACcttatgaattataa
- the LOC127898784 gene encoding uncharacterized protein LOC127898784 gives MVRVVLHMASDVANFGCIPIFVTTSPRVPSEGIEPHVDTETSFRANMSGPDNDEEVLPRTISLQQYYSPIHDNYDNIDDNGVTLQDVGATVFPITTSLEQQYFPYHNNDFRDNDDFHNETEGDNVCAEPSNNTRRGTRFNNDGDDGGAGPSNVPSFQDEDECEDNTPVNNRGNRPIPSMVRSRRRIDPLTSLAPTLPSNMVAPSFVSSCDSDDISVGKLFAEKNELILQLRKVAFRDKFDFKIARSTTTRFEAHCCSESCKWRIRATRSSNEQHVPWVVKRIDNVHTCHNEVLVDGRHQVRSRVVGHIIAEKYIQDKRIYTPNDIRADMQQEYGVQLTYQQAYRAREVGLEIVRGNPAESYNLLPKYSHVLTTANEGTVTHLEHDGDGNFLYYFVVLGSSIKGFMQYIRPVIAVDGTHLKGLYRGSMFVATCLDGNNQLYPLAIGIMDSENNDAWEWFMMKLHGVIGDRPELVIISDRCTAIRRAVLKVFHNATHGVCFYHVKGNIKSQFRMSKALWDEFEPAFINAAKAYGHEEFKRQLEGLWMIHSGAADYLENNVGTCNWARSQFQGRRYNILTTNIAESVNAFMREPRKFPVTHLVDHFRKTLQQWFYDRKIMAESMTTRLTTWADEIVTERRTIAERMIVRPVSPHRFQVIGGGLKEGLVDLQKRTCSCRVFQLDQLVCAHAIAACLTHRVDFINLCSDFYTTESLAMAYAQPVEPVGDVADWEVPDEIQELQVYPPVEAPPPGRRKERRIPSAGEDIDRRTVRCGRCHELGHNRKRCKNPIAWTRS, from the coding sequence atggtgaggGTTGTGTTGCATATGGCATCTGACGTAGCTAATTTTGGATGCATTCCTATATTCGTGACCACATCACCTCGAGTTCCGAGCGAAGGTATTGAGCCACATGTCGATACAGAAACTTCGTTTAGAGCAAATATGTCTGGCCCCGATAATGATGAAGAGGTGTTGCCAAGGACAATATCGCTGCAGCAATATTACTCTCCAATCCACGACAATTATGACAACATTGATGATAATGGCGTTACGTTACAGGATGTTGGAGCAACGGTATTTCCAATAACAACGTCGTTGGAGCAACAATATTTTCCGTATCACAACAATGATTTTCGggacaatgatgattttcataaTGAGACAGAGGGGGATAATGTTTGTGCAGAACCTTCTAATAATACAAGGCGGGGCACTCGTTTCaataatgatggtgatgatggagGAGCCGGTCCTTCGAATGTTCCGTCGTTTCAGGATGAGGATGAGTGTGAAGACAATACTCCTGTGAATAACAGAGGCAATAGACCTATTCCTTCTATGGTTCGATCGAGAAGGAGAATTGACCCCCTTACAAGTCTTGCTCCAACTTTACCTTCGAACATGGTTGCTCCAAGCTTTGTTAGCAGTTGTGACTCAGATGATATCAGCGTGGGTAAGCTATTTGCTGAGAAGAATGAGCTTATATTACAACTACGCAAGGTGGCCTTTAGagataagtttgatttcaagattgcacgGTCTACTACGACACGTTTCGAGGCTCACTGTTGTTCAGAATCATGTAAATGGCGTATTCGAGCAACTAGAAGTTCGAACGAGCAACATGTTCCTTGGGTGGTGAAGAGAATTGATAATGTACACACTTGTCATAATGAGGTATTGGTTGATGGACGTCATCAAGTAAGGAGCCGGGTTGTCGGTCATATTATcgcagaaaaatatattcaagataAGAGGATTTATACTCCCAATGACATAAGAGCAGATATGCAACAGGAATACGGTGTTCAGTTAACATACCAGCAGGCATATAGGGCGAGAGAAGTTGGTCTTGAAATAGTACGCGGCAACCCTGCAGAGTCATACAATTTGCTCCCTAAATACTCTCACGTACTAACTACAGCGAATGAGGGTACAGTCACTCACCTCGAGCATGATGGAGATGGTAATTTCTTATACTATTTTGTAGTACTCGGATCTTCCATCAAGGGGTTTATGCAGTACATTCGGCCTGTCATTGCTGTAGATGGTACTCATCTGAAGGGATTATATCGTGGAAGCATGTTCGTGGCAACATGTCTTGATGGTAACAATCAATTGTATCCGTTAGCCATTGGGATCATGGattcagaaaataatgatgCTTGGGAATGGTTTATGATGAAGTTACATGGAGTGATTGGTGATAGACCTGAGTTGGTAATTATCTCTGATCGATGCACTGCCATAAGGAGAGCCGTTCTTAAAGTATTTCACAATGCAACtcatggcgtttgtttttaccaCGTCAAAGGTAACATTAAGTCACAATTTAGAATGTCCAAAGCTCTTTGGGATGAATTTGAACCTGCCTTTATTAATGCAGCAAAAGCATATGGCCACGAGGAATTTAAGAGACAACTTGAAGGGTTGTGGATGATCCACTCGGGTGCGGCTGATTACCTAGAAAATAATGTCGGTACGTGTAATTGGGCAAGGTCTCAGTTTCAAGGTAGGAGGTACAACATTCTTACCACCAACATCGCGGAGAGTGTTAATGCTTTCATGAGGGAACCTCGAAAATTTCCTGttactcatcttgttgatcacttCAGGAAAACATTGCagcaatggttttatgatagaaaaattatgGCTGAATCAATGACTACTCGGCTAACAACATGGGCGGATGAAATAGTCACTGAGAGGAGAACTATAGCTGAAAGAATGATAGTTCGGCCGGTGTCTCCGCATCGCTTTCAAGTTATAGGCGGTGGGCTTAAAGAAGGGTTGGTTGACTTGCAAAAGAGAACTTGCTCCTGCAGAGTGTTTCAGCTTGATCAGCTTGTGTGTGCTCATGCAATTGCGGCGTGTCTAACACACCGGGTGGATTTTATTAACCTTTGCTCGGACTTTTACACTACAGAATCGTTGGCGATGGCTTATGCACAACCAGTGGAGCCAGTTGGTGATGTGGCTGATTGGGAAGTTCCAGATGAAATTCAGGAGCTGCAGGTATACCCACCAGTTGAGGCACCGCCACCTGGACGTCGTAAAGAGCGCAGAATACCCTCGGCTGGCGAGGACATTGACCGGCGGACTGTAAGATGCGGCCGGTGTCATGAACTTGGCCATAATCGTAAGCGATGTAAGAATCCTATTGCGTGGACTCGAAGTTAG
- the LOC127898786 gene encoding uncharacterized protein LOC127898786: MSKGKEKVVEVGDDELGFLPSLPADFALDPGIPLEPIRSSVGTSARRMSPQTTSSSDSSDEEGSSGSENTLSEGQGDDSGEASPSGASRPEERGTVGGRALSRDYAIDYMSCTTTFDELNDLRLRYSIPGEIPLKIPGKKDTPSRPPRGYVTLYLESFKYGLRCPLQPYFARILNGLNLAPGQLNPNGWRVLSVSWGVHFPLRPGLLKRVEAVLANSCSSRELLSTYNFLESRLILPGHKMEDAVIGALTRKRSRPPTTDRDQEKDAPAAKRKNIVQQVPSLQALPPASAKVGESSRAATDPASSSPPVVPRSRLPDSRPEHLVPYLNELSKLVSKKDLEGFDGCTLGELVGAMQYSAFHLSCMATYYKAKVGRYDRKMKEDIQSATTRADVAEKKAGELNVENLKLIEQESLAQAKAITLEEELTKVKEDLQGQRAMYEAQLESLRDSHRAHVENLEREADNQYDQGLRHSYRCIMAVLGKQHPDLKMDDLAAGVAQHMDEEAAKEDAEGLEPIVIEEGNSPPRAVPADVGEASTPPDATGDTPPAPEEVQPTDAARLTDPPSF; the protein is encoded by the exons ATGTCGAAGGGTAAGGAGAAGGTCGTTGAGGTTGGTGACGACGAACTAGGTTTTTTGCCTAGTCTGCCCGCTGATTTTGCTTTAGATCCCGGGATCCCCTTAGAGCCCATTAGGTCTAGTGTTGGTACTAGCGCTAGGAGGATGTCTCCCCAAACAACCTCCTCGAGCGACAGTAGCGATGAAGAAGGATCTTCTGGATCGGAGAACACCTTGAGTGAGGGTCAAGGGGATGATTCTGGTGAGGCGTCCCCATCAGGAGCATCACGACCAGAAGAACGGGGTACAGTAGGAGGTAGAGCCTTGTCGCGTGATTATGCCATTGATTACATGTCGTGTACGACCACGTTTGACGAGCTCAATGACCTCCGACTTAGGTATAGTATTCCTGGTGAGATACCTCTTAAGATCCCAGGAAAGAAGGATACACCCAGCCGGCCTCCCAGGGGATACGTTACCCTGTATCTGGAGAGCTTTAAGTATGGGCTGAGGTGTCCCTTGCAGCCTTACTTTGCCCGGATACTTAACGGGCTAAATCTGGCTCCTGGTCAGCTGAACCCCAACGGGTGGAGAGTgctctctg TTTCCTGGGGTGTTCACTTCCCGCTCCGACCTGGTCTGCTTAAACGGGTCGAGGCTGTATTGGCCAATTCCTGCTCGAGCCGAGAACTGCTATCTACATACAACTTCCTCGAGTCTCGGTTGATACTTCCTGGCCATAAGATGGAGGACGCAGTGATTGGAGCTCTGACCAGGAAACGCTCTCGGCCTCCAACAACCGATAGGGACCAGGAGAAAGATGCTCCCGCTGCGAAGCGAAAGAACATCGTGCAGCAGGTTCCTTCCTTGCAGGCTCTCCCTCCTGCCTCTGCTAAAGTCGGGGAATCCAGTAGAGCGGCCACTGATCCTGCTTCCTCTTCTCCACCTGTTGTGCCTCGGTCTCGCTTACCCGACAGCCGACCAGAACACTTGGTTCCCTATCTCAATGAGTTGTCTAAACTCGTGAGCAAGAAGGACCTGGAGGGCTTTGACGGTTGTACCCTGGGCGAGCTGGTGGGAGCCATGCAGTACAGTGCTTTCCATCTCAGCTGCATGGCCACCTACTATAAGGCCAAGGTTGGCCGTTACGacaggaagatgaaggaggacaTTCAATCGGCGACGACCAGAGCTGACGTTGCCGAGAAAAAGGCGGGTGAGCTAAACGTTGAGAACCTCAAGCTGATAGAGCAAGAGTCccttgctcaagcaaaagccattacCCTCGAGGAGGAGCTGACCAAGGTTAAGGAGGATCTCCAAGGGCAGAGGGCTATGTATgaggctcagctcgaatctctCCGCGATTCCCACCGAGCTCATGTAgagaacttggagagggaggccgacaaccagtacgaccagggacttcggCATTCGTATCGTTGTATCATGGCCGTCCTCGGGAAGCAACACCCTgatctgaagatggatgaccttgcagctggtgtTGCTCAACATATGGACGAGGAGGCGGCCAAGGAAGATGCCGAGGGGTTAGAGCCGATCGTGATTGAGGAGGGTaactctcctcctcgtgcaGTCCCTGCTGATGTTGGCGAGGCGAGCACCCCCCCGGACGCAACTGGTGATACCCCTCCCGCACCCGAGGAGGTCCAGCCAACCGATGCTGCTCGGCTCACTGATCCACCatctttttga
- the LOC127903672 gene encoding ubiquitin-like-specific protease ESD4: MIPPVRRGQNVRRLPRPQIMEHAIDMSTSVDVNPLRGLEDSSLFAEFDRWFTGDIRVRRNVQHPRSFFQIILGTASMGWLGDEHIHEYLRLISEKQRQYPNALLQRVTHTDTFFWVFLNQLWNNGNCAVDSMVFDDRLNSYLCGRQNTMSKSMTDVDMLLIPVNLDGAHWVLARVDFRKNKVWIYDSLLTFRDDKRYKLKFKPLEVIFPRWLEYVGFYNIRPELRSEDPWKVIAVKSAPQQERGTGDCGVFVLMVTMYLMFGLRLEFNASHVEYFRKKIAVDIFNDDIIL, translated from the exons ATGATTCCTCCGGTCAGGCGAGGACAGAACGTCCGGAGGTTACCTCGACCCCAAATCATGGAGCATGCGATTGACATGAGTACGAGTGTGGATGTAAATCCACTGAGAGGATTGGAGGACTCTAGTTTGTTTGCTGAGTTTGATCGATGGTTCACTGGTGATATCAGAGTCCGCCGGAACGTCCAGCACCCGCGgtcattctttcaaataattttggggACAGCTTCGATGGGATGGCTAGGCGATgag CATATTCACGAGTATCTCCGCTTGATTAGCGAGAAACAACGGCAGTATCCAAATGCCTTACTCCAACGTGTCACACATACGgacacatttttttgg GTGTTCTTGAATCAGTTATGGAATAACGGGAATTGTGCAGTCGATTCAATGGTATTCGACGACCGCTTGAATAGTTATCTTTGTGGGCGACAGAACACAATGTCAAAATCAATGACGGATGTCGATatg TTACTCATCCCTGTTAACTTGGACGGCGCGCATTGGGTACTAGCACGAGTTGACTTTCGGAAAAATAAAGTCTGGATTTATGACTCATTACTCACATTTCGCGACGACAAAAGGTACAAGTTGAAATTCAagccacttgaagttatattccCTCGATGGTTGGAATATGTTGGCTTCTACAATATACGACCTGAGTTGCGGAGTGAAGACCCGTGGAAAGTTATCGCAGTTAAGAGCGCGCCGCAACAAGAAAGAGGCACTGGCGATTGCGGTGTTTTTGTATTGATGGTTAcgatgtatttaatgttcgGGCTTAGGTTGGAGTTTAACGCTAGTCATGTCGAGTACtttagaaagaagattgcggttgatatatttaatgacgaTATTATATTGTAG